The following coding sequences lie in one Desmodus rotundus isolate HL8 chromosome 1, HLdesRot8A.1, whole genome shotgun sequence genomic window:
- the ZBTB34 gene encoding zinc finger and BTB domain-containing protein 34, producing the protein MSVEMDSSSFIQFDVPEYSSTVLSQLNELRLQGKLCDIIVHIQGQPFRAHKAVLAASSPYFRDHSALSTMSGLSISVIKNPNVFEQLLSFCYTGRMSLQLKDVVSFLTAASFLQMQCVIDKCTQILESIHSKISVGDVDSVTVGAEETPESRNGVKDGSFFANPVEISPPYCAQVRQHAAGGDLRMETTPSKALRSRLQEEGHSDRGSSGSVSEYEIQIEGDHEQGDLLVRESQITEVKVKMEKSDRPSCSDSSSLGDDGYHTEMVDGEQVVAVNVGSYGSVLQHAYSYSQAASQPTGVAEAFGSLSNSSPSRSMLSCFRGGRARQKRALSVHLHSDLQGLVQGSDGEAVMSNAGYESSPRERSVRGHWYPYNERLICIYCGKSFNQKGSLDRHMRLHMGITPFVCKFCGKKYTRKDQLEYHIRGHTDDKPFRCEICGKCFPFQGTLNQHLRKNHPGVAEVRSRVESPERTDVYVEQKLENDASASEMALDSRMEIHTVSDAPD; encoded by the coding sequence ATGTCAGTAGAAATGGACAGCAGCAGTTTTATTCAGTTTGACGTGCCCGAGTACAGCAGCACCGTTCTGAGCCAGCTAAACGAACTCCGCCTGCAAGGGAAACTATGTGACATCATTGTCCACATTCAGGGTCAGCCATTCCGAGCCCACAAAGCAGTCCTTGCCGCCAGCTCCCCATATTTCCGGGACCATTCAGCACTAAGTACCATGAGTGGCTTGTCAATATCAGTGATTAAAAACCCCAATGTGTTTGAACAGTTGCTTTCATTTTGTTACACTGGAAGAATGTCCTTGCAGCTGAAGGATGTTGTCAGTTTCCTGACGGCAGCTAGCTTTCTTCAGATGCAGTGTGTCATCGACAAGTGCACGCAGATCCTGGAGAGCATCCATTCAAAAATCAGTGTTGGAGATGTTGACTCGGTGACCGTCGGTGCTGAAGAGACTCCAGAGAGTCGAAATGGAGTGAAAGACGGCAGCTTCTTCGCCAACCCGGTGGAAATCTCCCCTCCCTACTGCGCGCAGGTCCGGCAGCACGCCGCGGGCGGGGATCTGCGGATGGAGACGACGCCCAGCAAAGCTCTGCGCAGCCGCCTGCAGGAGGAAGGGCACTCGGACCGCGGCAGCAGCGGGAGCGTTTCCGAGTATGAGATTCAGATAGAGGGGGACCACGAGCAAGGGGACCTGCTGGTGAGGGAGAGCCAGATCACTGAAGTGAAGGTGAAGATGGAGAAGTCCGACCGGCCCAGCTGTTCCGACAGCTCCTCGCTGGGAGACGACGGCTACCACACCGAGATGGTGGACGGGGAGCAGGTCGTGGCGGTGAACGTGGGTTCCTATGGCTCTGTGCTGCAGCACGCGTACTCCTACTCCCAGGCGGCCTCACAGCCGACCGGCGTAGCAGAAGCGTTCGGAAGCTTGAGCAACTCCAGCCCGTCCAGGTCCATGCTGAGCTGTTTCCGAGGGGGGCGTGCCCGCCAAAAGCGGGCCTTGTCTGTCCACCTGCACAGCGACCTGCAGGGACTGGTGCAGGGCTCAGACGGCGAGGCTGTGATGAGTAACGCCGGGTACGAGAGCAGTCCCCGGGAGAGGAGTGTGAGGGGGCACTGGTACCCCTACAACGAGAGGCTGATCTGTATTTACTGCGGGAAGTCCTTCAACCAGAAAGGCAGCCTGGACAGGCATATGCGGCTCCACATGGGAATCACGCCCTTCGTGTGCAAGTTCTGCGGGAAGAAGTACACGCGGAAGGACCAGCTGGAGTACCACATCCGGGGCCACACCGACGACAAGCCGTTCCGCTGTGAGATCTGCGGCAAGTGCTTCCCGTTCCAGGGCACCCTCAACCAGCACCTGCGGAAAAACCACCCGGGGGTCGCCGAAGTCAGGAGTCGCGTTGAGTCCCCCGAGAGGACAGATGTGTATGTGGAACAGAAACTGGAAAATGACGCCTCGGCCTCCGAGATGGCCCTAGATTCCCGGATGGAGATTCACACAGTGTCCGATGCCCCTGATTAG